A single window of Nicotiana tomentosiformis chromosome 1, ASM39032v3, whole genome shotgun sequence DNA harbors:
- the LOC108942776 gene encoding MADS-box protein SOC1-like isoform X2 — MVRGKTQMRRIENATSSTQEIIERYKRHNKDKVQPENQVGEQNLQHMQHEAASLMKKIELLEESKRKLLGEGLQSCTLGELQQIEKQLERSVSTIRARKIQVFKEQIERLKEKEKILASENAILREKFGGLQRRQGSTGEKEGEALCTESSEKSDVETELFIGPPECRIRRPLQN, encoded by the exons CACGCAGGAGATAATAGAGCGATATAAGAGGCATAATAAAGACAAAGTTCAACCTGAAAACCAAGTTGGGGAACAGAATCTGCAG CATATGCAGCATGAGGCAGCAAGTTTGATGAAGAAGATAGAGCTCCTTGAAGAATCTAAAAG GAAACTCTTAGGAGAAGGTCTGCAGTCCTGTACCCTTGGAGAACTACAACAGATAGAAAAACAGTTGGAGCGGAGTGTCAGTACCATCCGAGCACGAAAG ATTCAAGTTTTTAAGGAACAAATTGAACGACTAAAAGAAAAG GAGAAAATCCTTGCTTCTGAAAATGCAATACTGAGGGAGAAg TTTGGTGGCCTTCAACGGAGACAAGGATCAACTGGAGAAAAGGAAGGGGAAGCTCTTTGTACAGAGAGTAGCGAAAAATCAGATGTGGAGACTGAATTGTTCATTGGACCACCCGAGTGCAGAATAAGGCGTCCCTTACAGAATTGA
- the LOC138906493 gene encoding uncharacterized protein has product MTLSEYAIRFSELARHAPILVPTITERVHRLIEGLDYDIKICMAQELQTDTPFQQVVEITRKIEGVLGEERESKMAKMSRKPGGFSEFYSSARTYYSRGSSSRPTQSAHQITQSAQTQFEQSRSQRGCYECGDIRNIMRDCPRLGRGGFLQSTPATSFIPVNTPRAQSIRGGEHAGSGRLRGGGLTR; this is encoded by the exons atgacattgtcagaatatgctattaggttcagtgagttagcccgtcacgcacctatcttggttcctacaatcacaGAGCGGGTCCACAGATtgattgaggggctcgattatgatattaaaatatgcatggctcaagaattgcaaactgatactccatttcaacaagtagtggagattacgagaaagattgagggtgttttaggcgaggaaagggagtctaagatGGCCAAAATGTCTCGAAAACCTGGAGGGTTCAgtgaattttactcttcagctaggacctattatagcagaggctcgagcagtcggccaactcagtctgcacatcagattactcagaGTGCTCAA ACCCAGTTCGAGCAATCACGatctcagaggggttgttatgagtgtggtgacattaggaacatcatgagagattgtcccagactcgggAGGGGTGGATTTCTTCAGAGCACTCctgctacaagctttattccagttaatactccacgtgcacagtcaatTAGAGGTGGAGAAcatgcgggtagtgggcgcctaagaggtggaggcctgacccgttga
- the LOC138906491 gene encoding uncharacterized protein → MPEAEKEAAQASLQTQNLRVLYTDVTSNAAGSGLGLVLEVPTGEVIRQSIRFPDMTNNEAEYEAVIAGLRLALKYGAKRLKLHCDSQLVINQVTGTFQIKEQRLQKYQVEIRKLLPNFNECQLDEIPLAQNIKADGLAKLTAATRSITTGDKRISISSTYH, encoded by the coding sequence ATGCCCGAGGCCGAGAAGGAAGCCGCTCAAGCTTCTCTCCAAACACAAAACCTCAGGGTCCTATACACTGACGTCACATCCAATGCTGCTGGATCTGGACTAGGACTCGTACTCGAGGTCCCTACCGGCGAagtaattcgccagtccataagattccctgatatgactaacaacgaggctgagtatgaggccgtaattgcagggttgaggctagcactcaaatatggggCGAAGCGGCTAAAACTTCATTGTGATTCTCAGCTCGTGATCAACCAAGTtacagggactttccaaatcaaagaacaGAGGTTGCAAAAATATCAAGTCGAGATCCGTAAGCTGCTGCCCAATTTCAATGAGTGCCAGCTCGACGAGATCCCACTAGCTCAGAACATCAAAGCAGATGGCCTCGCCAAGTTGACCGCCGCCACCAGAAGCATCACGACTGGGGATAAAAGAATATCCATATCCTCAACTTATcactag
- the LOC138906494 gene encoding uncharacterized protein → MTETVTHVVGSTSNVATSSHSVPPPAPAEKPENFFEIDFKHWQQKIGLEDDLYNVYSNAETSKKLWDALKKKYKIEDAGLKKFVATMFLDYKMVDSKAFITQVQELQVIIHDLLAEGLVINEAFQVAVMIEKLPLLWRDFKNYLKHKHKEMKLEDLIVRLRIEEDNKAAEKKTRGNSIIMRANIVETAPTNPNKRKKSSGPNNYPSKKKFKGNCHNCEKVGHKTAECRAPKKEKK, encoded by the exons ATGACAGAAACAGTAACACACGTGGTTGGCTCTACGAGCAATGTTGCTACTTCCAGTCATTCTGTGCCACCACCGGCTCCGGCGGAAAAGCCCGAAAATTTTTTCGAGATTGATTTCAAACATTGGCAACAAAAGAT CGGACTGGAGGATGATCTTTACAACGTCTATAGTAATGCAGAAACTTCTAAAAAACTATGGGATGCATTGAAAAAGAAGTATAAAATCGAGGATGCCGGTTTGAAAAAGTTTGTTGCAACCATGTTTTTGGACTATAAGATGGTAGACAGCAAGGCTTTCATTACCCAAGTTCAAGAGCTGCAAGTTATAATTCATgatctccttgctgaag GTTTGGTCATCAATGAGGCATTTCAAGTTGCAgtaatgattgagaagttgcctcttTTATGGAGGGACTTTAAGAACTACTTGaaacacaagcacaaggagatgaaacttgaagatctcattgttcgattGAGGATCGAAGAGGATAATAAAGCTGCAGAAAAGAAGACACGTGGGAACTCAATAATTAtgagagcaaatattgttgaaactGCTCCAACTAATCCAAATAAGCGGAAGAAGTCTTCTGGACCAAACAACTATCCCAGCAAGAAGAAATTCAAGGGAAACTGCCACAACTGTGAAAAGGTTGGACACAAAACTGCAGAAtgtcgtgctccaaagaaagagaagaaatag